A portion of the Zootoca vivipara chromosome 6, rZooViv1.1, whole genome shotgun sequence genome contains these proteins:
- the GDF1 gene encoding embryonic growth/differentiation factor 1: MEHSHYFQMILGTAGMLWVLLVGGMDLQRQESLVLKSLGLTARPSPRSPPPVPHLLWKMFHKRANLSSPASEEGKTPCWVEEFRVPGNIIRVFPDQGQFIHSDKPRSWLCLQKRLYFNFSTLDKGEQVTMAQLQIHFHHNQYQVASPGHPLELSLYQATQAALRGMSSHAYSRKLLVEQSFIHLHKSFVFNLTEAAKMWQTPARNLGLVLEIAGGKLCSGADSFLDTSLLVVSLAHRQCRSTRKRRSTYYVPTGASNICKPRRLYISFRDVGWEDWIIAPQGYLANYCLGECPFPLAEDLNSTNHAILQTVVHSLDPEGTPQPCCVPVRLSPISILYYDNDDNVVLRHYEDMVVDECGCR; encoded by the exons atggagCATTCGCACTATTTCCAAATGATTCTGGGAACAGCTGGGATGCTTTGGGTCTTGCTGGTCGGAGGGATGGATTTGCAAAGGCAGGAAAGTTTGGTGCTGAAATCTCTGGGGCTCACGGCAAGGCCCAGCCCCAGATCTCCACCTCCCGTGCCCCATCTGCTCTGGAAGATGTTCCACAAGAGAGCCAACCTCTCCTCTCCAGCTTCCGAGGAAGGGAAGACGCCTTGCTGGGTGGAAGAATTCAGGGTACCTGGAAATATCATCCGAGTCTTCCCAGATCAAG GCCAATTCATCCACAGTGACAAGCCACGGAGTTGGCTGTGCCTCCAGAAGCGGCTGTACTTCAATTTCTCCACCCTAGACAAAGGGGAGCAGGTGACGATGGCACAGCTGCAGATTCATTTCCACCACAACCAGTACCAGGTCGCCAGTCCGGGCCACCCTTTGGAGCTGAGCCTGTACCAGGCCACCCAGGCAGCTCTGCGAGGGATGTCCTCGCATGCCTACAGCCGGAAGCTCTTGGTGGAGCAAAGCTTCATCCATCTCCACAAGTCCTTCGTCTTCAACCTGACCGAGGCAGCAAAGATGTGGCAAACTCCTGCCCGGAACCTGGGTTTGGTGCTTGAAATCGCTGGCGGGAAGCTCTGCTCTGGTGCAGATTCCTTCCTTGACACCTCCCTCCTTGTGGTCTCCCTGGCGCACAGACAGTGCCGGAGCACCCGGAAGCGGCGGAGCACCTACTACGTCCCGACAGGcgccagcaacatctgcaagcCGCGGCGGCTGTACATCAGCTTCCGTGATGTTGGCTGGGAAGACTGGATCATCGCCCCACAGGGTTACCTGGCGAACTACTGCCTGGGTGAGTGCCCCTTCCCACTGGCCGAAGACCTCAACAGCACCAACCATGCCATCCTGCAGACTGTGGTGCACTCTCTCGACCCCGAAGGAACCCCCCAGCCCTGCTGCGTCCCTGTCCGCCTCTCGCCCATCTCCATCTTGTATTACGACAACGACGACAATGTTGTGCTGAGGCACTATGAGGACATGGTGGTGGACGAATGCGGGTGCcggtaa